In Planctomycetia bacterium, one DNA window encodes the following:
- the tadA gene encoding Flp pilus assembly complex ATPase component TadA: MNAATTQTRNRRHLGQILLARGILTQEQIDRAIEEQKQRDHRQLLGELFIELGYATEDQVVEALAEAYGVPYAKLTPRLADPKVIDLVPREFLEKHSVLPLFKVHGVLTVAMSEPSNVFLVEELGRMTTCQVQVVAVSNADIQAILGQYVKAANVFVIDDIIEDVSTDAFELIETKVDDITNLEGMAGDSPVIKLVNFLVYSAVKEGASDIHIEPDENCLRIRNRVDGVLYEKLTPPHQLMAPVVSRIKIMAGLDIAERRLPQDGGIHVLMEGRPIDLRVSTLPNMYGEKVVIRIIDNAKAMINLETLGFSIDMLKAFRAQLAHPHGLVLVTGPTGSGKSTTLYAALQEINSPQRNVCTVEDPIEYNLRRVNQFQVNEKIGLKFATVLRALLRQDPDVIMVGEVRDEDTARTAVQAALTGHMVLTTLHTNDAVSAVTRLHNIGVESYLIAAAVDAVLAQRLIRKICPHCKVAAKPTPGQMLALDKAGLTAEVLYKGKGCAKCHGTGYLGRIGIYELFIPDDAVRQAISDEMPLQELRKLALHSTMTTLFTDGMAKAKSGITTIEEVHRVCAA; encoded by the coding sequence ATGAACGCCGCCACGACGCAGACGCGAAACCGCCGACACCTGGGGCAGATCCTGCTCGCGCGGGGAATCCTCACCCAGGAGCAGATCGACCGCGCCATCGAGGAACAGAAGCAGCGCGATCATCGCCAATTGCTCGGCGAACTGTTCATCGAGCTGGGCTACGCGACCGAGGACCAGGTGGTCGAAGCGCTGGCCGAGGCATACGGCGTACCCTATGCCAAGCTGACCCCGCGCCTGGCGGATCCAAAGGTCATCGACCTCGTCCCGCGCGAGTTCCTCGAAAAGCACTCCGTCCTGCCGCTTTTCAAGGTCCACGGCGTGCTGACCGTCGCTATGAGCGAGCCGTCCAACGTCTTCCTCGTTGAGGAACTCGGACGCATGACGACGTGCCAGGTGCAGGTGGTCGCCGTGTCCAACGCCGACATCCAGGCGATCCTCGGCCAGTACGTCAAGGCCGCCAACGTCTTCGTCATCGACGACATCATCGAGGACGTCTCGACTGACGCGTTCGAGCTGATTGAGACGAAAGTCGATGACATCACCAACCTCGAAGGCATGGCCGGCGACTCGCCGGTCATCAAGCTGGTGAACTTTCTCGTGTACTCCGCCGTGAAGGAAGGCGCGAGCGACATTCACATCGAACCCGACGAAAACTGCCTGCGAATCCGAAACCGCGTGGACGGCGTGCTCTACGAAAAGCTCACCCCGCCTCACCAGCTCATGGCCCCCGTCGTCTCACGCATCAAGATCATGGCCGGACTGGACATTGCCGAGCGCCGGCTTCCCCAGGACGGCGGCATTCACGTCCTCATGGAAGGCCGCCCGATCGATCTGCGCGTCTCAACGCTGCCGAACATGTACGGCGAAAAAGTCGTCATTCGCATCATCGACAACGCGAAGGCGATGATCAATCTGGAGACGCTCGGATTCTCCATCGACATGCTCAAGGCCTTTCGCGCGCAGCTCGCCCATCCGCACGGGTTGGTGCTGGTCACCGGCCCGACCGGCAGCGGCAAAAGCACGACGCTTTACGCGGCGCTCCAGGAAATCAACTCTCCCCAACGCAACGTCTGCACCGTCGAGGACCCCATCGAGTACAACCTGCGACGCGTCAACCAGTTCCAGGTCAACGAAAAGATCGGACTGAAATTCGCCACCGTTCTCCGCGCCCTCCTCCGACAAGACCCCGACGTCATCATGGTCGGAGAAGTCCGCGACGAGGACACCGCTCGAACCGCCGTTCAGGCCGCCCTCACCGGCCACATGGTTCTCACAACGCTTCATACCAACGACGCCGTGTCCGCCGTCACGCGCCTGCACAACATCGGCGTCGAGTCGTACCTCATCGCCGCCGCCGTCGACGCCGTACTTGCGCAGCGCCTGATCCGAAAAATCTGTCCCCATTGCAAAGTTGCCGCCAAGCCGACGCCGGGCCAGATGCTCGCGCTGGACAAAGCCGGCCTCACCGCCGAAGTCCTGTACAAAGGCAAGGGCTGCGCCAAGTGCCACGGCACGGGCTACCTCGGTCGCATCGGTATTTACGAATTGTTCATCCCCGATGACGCCGTCCGACAGGCCATCTCCGACGAAATGCCGCTCCAGGAGCTGCGCAAACTCGCCCTCCACAGCACCATGACCACGCTCTTCACCGACGGCATGGCCAAGGCGAAATCCGGAATCACAACAATCGAAGAGGTGCATCGTGTGTGCGCAGCATGA
- a CDS encoding type II secretion system F family protein, with translation MATFTYTARDSAGRSVTGEINAASQTDAARLIRADGKFVVKIQLGPAHKLSRPTAEPAGNAAPAMDTLRPATASKIKTPVSIVKSSGPRPTAAGPRPLVAGNKFKPDDVIFFTNQLAVMVETGVSLADALEACEHEGNSPRFARALAAVIESVRGGSEFSAALAEHPKVFGALYVSLIKASEASGMMAQMLRRMATHLENQRDMKKKLKGAITYPLVMFTFAIGVTVFMVTFVLPKFTAIYAGREDKLPFITRALLSLSDFVTAYGLYLLGAVIAAGVSAFLYLRTPGGGAAFETLRLKLPLVGPMFHKTYLTRSLRTLGTMLQSGVSMLEGIELTARSCGSRHYETMWRTVYSRLETGQQLTDALGDQRDIPKAINKMLGAGERGGQLGAVMERVANFCEAELNIAIKTLTGLLEPAIIMFLGVVVGGLVLALLLPIFTISKAMH, from the coding sequence ATGGCCACCTTTACCTACACCGCCCGCGACTCCGCCGGCCGAAGCGTCACCGGCGAGATCAACGCCGCCTCGCAGACGGATGCCGCGCGCCTGATTCGCGCGGACGGCAAATTTGTCGTGAAGATTCAGCTCGGACCGGCCCACAAGCTGTCTCGACCGACGGCCGAACCTGCCGGTAACGCTGCCCCGGCGATGGATACGCTCCGCCCGGCGACCGCATCCAAAATCAAGACACCGGTGTCCATCGTGAAGTCGTCCGGTCCCAGGCCAACCGCCGCCGGTCCTCGCCCGCTCGTCGCAGGCAACAAATTCAAGCCCGACGACGTGATCTTCTTCACCAATCAGCTCGCGGTCATGGTTGAGACTGGCGTCTCACTGGCCGACGCCCTCGAAGCCTGCGAGCACGAGGGCAACTCGCCCCGTTTCGCCCGCGCTCTGGCCGCCGTGATCGAATCCGTCCGCGGCGGCAGCGAGTTCTCCGCCGCCCTGGCCGAACACCCGAAAGTCTTCGGCGCGCTCTACGTCAGCCTCATCAAGGCATCCGAGGCGTCGGGCATGATGGCGCAGATGCTCCGCCGCATGGCGACGCACCTCGAAAACCAGCGCGACATGAAGAAAAAACTCAAGGGCGCCATCACTTACCCCCTCGTGATGTTCACCTTCGCCATCGGCGTCACGGTGTTCATGGTGACGTTCGTCCTGCCCAAGTTCACCGCCATTTACGCCGGGCGAGAAGACAAGCTGCCCTTCATCACACGCGCGCTGCTTTCGCTTAGCGACTTCGTCACGGCCTACGGCTTATATCTGCTCGGTGCCGTCATCGCGGCGGGCGTGAGCGCGTTCCTTTACCTCCGCACGCCCGGCGGCGGCGCGGCGTTCGAGACGCTGCGATTAAAACTCCCGCTTGTCGGGCCGATGTTCCACAAGACCTACCTCACGCGCAGCCTGCGCACGCTCGGCACCATGCTGCAATCCGGCGTCTCGATGCTCGAAGGCATCGAGCTGACCGCCAGGTCTTGCGGCAGCCGCCACTACGAAACGATGTGGCGCACGGTCTATTCCCGCCTGGAAACCGGCCAGCAACTCACCGACGCCCTGGGCGATCAACGCGACATCCCCAAGGCCATCAACAAGATGCTCGGCGCCGGCGAGCGCGGCGGACAGCTCGGCGCCGTCATGGAACGCGTCGCCAACTTCTGCGAGGCCGAGCTGAACATCGCCATCAAGACCCTTACCGGCCTGCTCGAACCCGCCATCATCATGTTCCTCGGAGTCGTCGTCGGCGGACTCGTCCTGGCGCTGCTCCTGCCGATCTTCACGATCAGCAAGGCCATGCATTGA
- a CDS encoding class I tRNA ligase family protein, whose translation MPLDQLLRLLHPVVPYVTEAVWQELNAVAPCRGLREIADVAATQPDLIAAAWPTVDLALRDESVEREMEVLHNIIRSARDIRASVNDYRGKAKQPSMRTLPAIAIRADAATCKLIETYRAFILPLAGCDTLTAAPDAPKPRGAMGRVMGALQVYAPVADLIDLAEVRKTDEARLAELKKSMARDAGKLASVDFVRNAKPEVVEQARQRMTELGAQIFALEEHLKELGS comes from the coding sequence TTGCCTCTCGACCAGTTGCTTCGGCTGTTGCACCCCGTTGTGCCGTATGTGACCGAAGCCGTGTGGCAGGAGCTGAACGCCGTCGCTCCGTGCCGCGGGCTGCGCGAGATCGCCGACGTCGCAGCGACCCAACCCGACCTGATCGCCGCCGCATGGCCAACGGTGGATCTGGCGCTGCGCGACGAATCGGTCGAGCGCGAGATGGAAGTCCTCCACAACATCATCCGCAGCGCACGGGACATTCGCGCGTCGGTGAACGATTACCGTGGCAAGGCGAAGCAACCTTCGATGCGCACGTTGCCTGCAATTGCGATTCGAGCCGACGCGGCAACCTGCAAACTGATCGAAACCTATCGCGCGTTCATCCTGCCGCTGGCCGGGTGCGACACGCTCACAGCCGCACCGGACGCACCGAAGCCGCGCGGCGCGATGGGCCGCGTGATGGGGGCCTTGCAGGTGTACGCGCCGGTGGCGGACCTGATCGATCTCGCGGAGGTTCGCAAGACCGACGAAGCAAGGCTGGCGGAGTTGAAGAAGTCCATGGCGCGCGACGCGGGCAAACTGGCCAGCGTCGACTTTGTGCGGAACGCCAAGCCCGAGGTCGTCGAGCAGGCCCGTCAGCGCATGACGGAGCTGGGCGCCCAGATCTTCGCACTGGAGGAACATCTCAAGGAATTGGGCAGCTAG
- a CDS encoding class II fumarate hydratase, which produces MAAEFRTEKDSMGTMQVPADALYGASTQRAVENFPISGYVFTRPYIRALGLIKLAAAEANALFGTVPKDKCEAIIKAAQEVIDGKLDRHFVIDIFQTGSATSTNMNANEVIAHRAMQLVAGAKIHPNDHVNQSQSSNDVIPTAMHVAACETLRNDFIPALEHLADALDEKARAWDNIVKIGRTHLQDATPIRLGQEFSGYAAQARLGAMRCQKAIRALRELPIGGTAVGTGINTPKGFGAAVAERLASKTGIDFVEAANHFEAQHAKDGFVEASGLLKTVAISLGKIANDIRFLGSGPRCGIGELKLPATQPGSSIMPGKVNPVMCEMLMQACSHAIGSDAAVTHAAATLGNFDLHVGMPVMAHNFLEATRILSNAVRVFTDRCIAGLEADQQRAEQLVEQSLAMCTSLAPVIGYDNAAALAKKAYETGKTVRQVALEQNVLPADQLNKLLDPRAMTEPGASAGPAGG; this is translated from the coding sequence ATGGCCGCCGAATTCCGCACCGAGAAAGACTCCATGGGCACGATGCAGGTGCCCGCTGACGCCCTTTACGGCGCGTCCACCCAGCGCGCCGTCGAGAACTTCCCCATCTCCGGATACGTCTTCACCCGGCCCTACATCCGCGCGCTGGGACTCATCAAGCTCGCCGCCGCCGAGGCCAATGCCCTGTTCGGCACGGTCCCCAAGGACAAGTGCGAGGCCATCATCAAGGCCGCGCAGGAAGTCATCGACGGCAAGCTCGATCGCCACTTCGTCATCGACATCTTCCAGACCGGTTCGGCCACCAGCACCAACATGAACGCCAACGAGGTCATCGCCCATCGCGCGATGCAGCTCGTCGCCGGCGCGAAGATTCACCCGAACGACCACGTCAACCAGTCACAAAGCTCCAACGACGTCATCCCGACCGCCATGCACGTCGCCGCCTGCGAAACACTGCGAAACGATTTCATCCCCGCACTGGAACATCTCGCCGACGCTCTGGATGAGAAGGCCCGCGCCTGGGACAACATCGTCAAGATCGGCCGCACCCACCTGCAAGACGCCACCCCGATCCGGCTCGGCCAGGAATTCTCCGGCTACGCGGCGCAGGCACGCCTCGGCGCGATGCGATGCCAGAAGGCCATTCGCGCCCTGCGCGAGCTGCCGATCGGCGGTACGGCCGTCGGCACCGGCATCAACACGCCGAAGGGGTTCGGGGCGGCCGTCGCCGAGCGGCTGGCGAGCAAGACCGGCATCGATTTCGTGGAAGCGGCGAATCACTTCGAGGCGCAACACGCGAAGGACGGTTTCGTCGAAGCGTCGGGCCTGCTGAAGACGGTCGCAATCAGCCTCGGCAAGATTGCCAACGACATTCGCTTTCTCGGCAGCGGGCCGCGCTGCGGCATCGGCGAGTTGAAGCTCCCCGCCACGCAACCGGGCAGCAGCATCATGCCGGGCAAGGTCAACCCCGTGATGTGCGAGATGCTGATGCAGGCCTGTTCGCACGCGATCGGGTCGGATGCGGCGGTGACGCACGCGGCGGCGACGCTGGGCAACTTCGACCTGCACGTGGGCATGCCGGTGATGGCGCACAATTTTCTCGAAGCGACGCGCATCCTGTCCAACGCCGTGCGCGTGTTCACCGATCGCTGCATCGCCGGACTGGAGGCCGATCAGCAGCGCGCCGAGCAACTCGTGGAGCAGAGCCTTGCGATGTGCACGTCGCTCGCGCCGGTGATCGGTTATGACAACGCGGCGGCACTCGCTAAAAAGGCCTACGAGACCGGCAAGACCGTGCGGCAGGTGGCGCTGGAGCAGAACGTGCTGCCGGCTGACCAGTTGAACAAACTGCTCGATCCGCGTGCGATGACCGAACCGGGCGCCTCGGCCGGCCCGGCGGGAGGATAA
- a CDS encoding CPBP family intramembrane metalloprotease yields the protein MHDPNDKPHAPVARPIVNESPVPRAAFTARPVDGAADPVQPDASTGFSRLMLSRRAALTDILAVAAMVTLYETVTILSGLHEILHVIVPQGGLYVGIALNGLFCLGAVSAVLKLRDQTPADLGLTRIAPRRLIGWTAAAVPACYALGAAAVITTLFATGRNILEMAGERTVFLDRMSDINVSWIAPIVLFVGVYEEILFRGFLLPRLRTIFGSEIAAIIVSAALFGLAHYPSQGLEGAMQTGAVGLVLAILVTRLKNLWPAILTHAAIDGISLLATILLLPAMQEALNTLTSQPASGPVAP from the coding sequence ATGCACGACCCGAACGACAAGCCCCATGCCCCCGTCGCACGCCCGATCGTCAACGAGTCCCCTGTGCCGCGCGCCGCATTCACCGCCCGGCCGGTTGATGGCGCCGCCGATCCCGTTCAGCCGGATGCTTCGACCGGCTTTTCGCGGCTGATGCTGTCGCGCCGCGCGGCGCTGACGGACATTCTCGCCGTCGCCGCGATGGTCACGCTCTACGAAACCGTCACCATTCTTTCAGGTCTGCACGAGATCCTGCACGTCATCGTCCCGCAAGGCGGGCTGTACGTCGGCATCGCCCTCAACGGACTCTTCTGCCTCGGAGCAGTCAGCGCCGTGCTCAAACTCCGCGATCAGACGCCGGCCGATCTGGGCCTGACGCGGATCGCTCCGCGCCGGCTGATCGGCTGGACCGCCGCCGCCGTGCCGGCCTGCTACGCGCTCGGCGCCGCCGCCGTGATCACGACGCTGTTCGCGACCGGACGGAACATCCTGGAAATGGCCGGCGAGCGAACGGTATTCCTCGACCGCATGAGCGACATAAATGTGTCATGGATCGCGCCGATCGTGCTGTTCGTCGGCGTGTACGAGGAGATTCTCTTTCGCGGGTTTCTGCTGCCGCGGCTGCGAACGATCTTCGGCAGCGAGATTGCCGCGATTATCGTGAGCGCCGCCCTGTTCGGTCTCGCGCATTATCCGAGCCAAGGTCTCGAAGGGGCGATGCAGACCGGCGCGGTCGGTCTCGTGCTGGCGATTCTTGTGACGCGGCTGAAAAACCTTTGGCCCGCGATTCTCACCCACGCCGCCATCGACGGAATCAGCCTGCTCGCGACAATATTACTTCTGCCGGCGATGCAGGAGGCGCTGAACACCCTGACGTCGCAACCGGCGAGCGGGCCGGTCGCACCCTGA
- a CDS encoding PilT/PilU family type 4a pilus ATPase: MEDRIGRGSKAAIARTECAPFSTLHSAGLAELLAAAARRGASDLILVAGAPPTIHRQGQWLPLGDAPLTGARIAEILLPVLNDEQRDRLEQTRDLDLGLSLPGLSRQRVNIHYQRGSLAAALRAIPSVVPPFESLNLPEHVLSFADYPHGLILVTGGTGQGKSTTLASLVNHINRSRAAHVITIEDPMEFEFAHDAAIIEQREIGDDSPTFASALRHALRQRPDVILIGEMRDLETISTALTAAETGHLVMASLHTATAAQTIARIIDVFPAAQQAQVRVQLAATIRAIVCQRLVKDVLNDALVPACEILIGTTAIRRAIRENEAHLIYSMIETGRRQGMNTLEQALVELVRSGRVRAQEALATTTDVVRLEKLLGMNHETNGE; encoded by the coding sequence ATGGAAGACAGGATCGGCCGCGGCTCCAAAGCGGCCATCGCCCGAACCGAGTGCGCTCCATTCTCAACGCTTCATTCTGCAGGGCTTGCCGAGCTTCTCGCCGCAGCGGCGCGGCGAGGCGCCAGCGATCTCATCCTCGTGGCCGGCGCGCCGCCAACGATCCATCGCCAAGGGCAGTGGCTGCCGCTCGGCGACGCGCCGCTCACCGGTGCGCGCATCGCGGAGATCCTGCTGCCGGTGCTAAACGACGAACAGCGCGACCGCCTCGAACAGACGCGCGATCTGGATCTGGGTCTTTCACTCCCGGGGCTGTCCCGACAACGCGTCAACATTCATTACCAGCGCGGGTCGCTCGCCGCCGCCCTCCGCGCGATACCCTCCGTCGTGCCGCCCTTTGAGTCCCTCAACCTCCCCGAACACGTCCTGTCGTTCGCCGATTATCCCCATGGCCTGATTCTCGTCACCGGCGGCACCGGCCAGGGCAAGAGCACGACGCTGGCCTCGTTGGTCAACCACATCAACCGTTCGCGCGCCGCCCACGTCATCACCATCGAAGACCCGATGGAATTCGAATTCGCACACGACGCGGCCATCATCGAGCAGCGCGAAATCGGCGACGACAGCCCGACCTTCGCCTCGGCCCTGCGCCACGCCCTCCGCCAGCGGCCCGACGTGATTCTCATCGGCGAAATGCGCGATCTGGAGACCATCTCCACCGCGCTGACCGCCGCTGAAACCGGTCACCTCGTCATGGCCAGTCTTCACACCGCGACGGCCGCGCAGACCATTGCGCGGATCATCGACGTGTTTCCCGCGGCGCAACAGGCACAGGTCCGCGTGCAGCTTGCCGCGACGATTCGCGCGATTGTATGCCAGCGACTGGTCAAGGATGTGCTGAACGATGCACTCGTCCCGGCGTGCGAAATTCTCATCGGGACGACGGCGATCCGCCGCGCCATCCGCGAAAACGAAGCGCACCTGATCTACTCGATGATCGAAACGGGACGACGGCAAGGCATGAACACACTGGAACAGGCGCTGGTGGAACTCGTGCGCAGCGGTCGCGTTCGCGCCCAGGAGGCCCTCGCGACGACAACCGACGTGGTGCGATTGGAAAAGTTGCTGGGGATGAACCATGAGACGAATGGAGAATGA
- a CDS encoding bifunctional nuclease family protein, which produces MDVRMDLSRIVIQDTSDQQVIFLRERDGEREFPIVIGDNEAYAIDRRLKGLKKARPMTHDLLADVIERMGGELEKIIINDLKNHTFYAKLVIRSNGEIIEVDSRPSDALALGVAAAPEPTPIYVSEHVLREVLGQ; this is translated from the coding sequence ATGGACGTCCGCATGGACCTGTCCCGAATCGTGATTCAGGACACCAGCGATCAACAGGTGATCTTTCTCCGCGAGCGCGACGGGGAGCGCGAGTTCCCCATCGTCATCGGCGACAACGAAGCCTACGCCATCGATCGGCGGCTCAAGGGTCTCAAGAAGGCGCGACCGATGACGCACGACCTGCTCGCCGACGTCATCGAGCGCATGGGCGGCGAGCTGGAGAAGATCATCATCAACGACTTGAAGAATCACACGTTCTACGCAAAGCTGGTCATCCGGTCGAACGGAGAGATCATCGAAGTGGATTCCCGTCCGTCGGACGCCCTGGCCCTGGGCGTGGCCGCCGCCCCCGAGCCGACGCCGATCTACGTCAGTGAACACGTGCTGCGCGAGGTGCTGGGCCAGTAG
- a CDS encoding PQQ-binding-like beta-propeller repeat protein — translation MHSRRACPSQDADGAQAIETAKSRLREQSKRTGAIAKMSVHFNSIRFRIAAMAALAVGVCGLALSSHAEPLEKAKRGDWPMWGGSPDRNMVSGEKNIPAKWNIKDKTNIKWVAPLGSQTYGNPVIHQGKIFIGTNNTGEYRPKIKGDKGVVMCLDEKTGKMLWQATHDKLPSGRVNDWPEQGICSSPYAEGNRLWYVSNRCEIVCADTEGFLDGKNDGPYKDEKYAESQDADIVWIYDMIDELGVFPHNLATSSPVVAEGLVFVLTSNGVDEGHLNLPSPDAADFIAVNKDTGELVWERNDCGKKTFHGQWSSPAYGMVKGKSQIIFGGGDGWCYAFEPKTGAPIWKFNLNPPGAKYVLGGRGTANEIIATPVIYDDKVYVCVGQDPEHGEGIGHFYCIDATRTGDVTESGKVWHIGNEDFHRSISTCAIADGLVYAADLSGFLNCLDAKTGKRYWVHDTMAAIWGSPYVVDGKVMLGTEDGEVLVFEHGKDKKLIATNDMGSSVYTTPVAANGVLYVTNRKEVFAIEGKK, via the coding sequence ATGCACAGCCGACGGGCTTGCCCGTCGCAGGACGCCGATGGCGCGCAGGCCATCGAAACCGCAAAGAGCCGATTGCGCGAGCAATCGAAACGAACAGGAGCAATCGCGAAGATGAGCGTTCATTTCAATTCAATCCGTTTTCGAATTGCTGCCATGGCGGCACTGGCCGTCGGGGTTTGCGGTCTTGCGCTGTCATCCCATGCCGAGCCATTGGAGAAGGCCAAGCGCGGCGACTGGCCGATGTGGGGCGGCTCGCCCGATCGCAACATGGTCTCCGGCGAGAAGAACATCCCCGCGAAGTGGAACATCAAGGACAAGACGAACATCAAGTGGGTCGCGCCGCTTGGTTCGCAGACTTACGGCAACCCGGTGATCCACCAGGGCAAAATCTTCATCGGCACGAACAACACCGGCGAATACCGTCCGAAGATCAAGGGCGACAAGGGGGTCGTCATGTGTCTCGATGAAAAGACCGGCAAGATGCTCTGGCAGGCGACGCACGACAAGCTGCCGTCGGGCCGTGTGAACGACTGGCCGGAGCAGGGCATTTGCTCCAGCCCGTACGCCGAGGGCAACCGGCTCTGGTACGTGAGCAATCGGTGCGAAATCGTCTGCGCGGATACCGAGGGCTTTCTCGACGGCAAGAACGACGGGCCGTACAAGGACGAGAAGTATGCCGAGTCGCAGGACGCCGACATCGTATGGATCTATGACATGATCGACGAGCTGGGCGTCTTCCCGCACAACCTCGCGACGTCTTCCCCCGTCGTCGCCGAAGGGCTTGTGTTCGTGCTGACCTCCAACGGCGTCGATGAGGGTCACTTGAATCTGCCCAGTCCCGACGCGGCTGACTTCATCGCCGTGAACAAGGACACCGGCGAACTCGTCTGGGAGCGGAATGACTGCGGCAAGAAGACGTTTCACGGCCAGTGGTCCAGCCCGGCCTACGGCATGGTGAAGGGCAAGAGCCAGATCATCTTCGGCGGGGGCGACGGCTGGTGCTACGCCTTTGAGCCTAAGACCGGCGCACCGATCTGGAAGTTCAATCTTAATCCGCCCGGCGCGAAATACGTGTTGGGGGGTCGCGGCACGGCCAATGAGATCATCGCGACGCCTGTGATTTATGACGACAAGGTCTACGTCTGCGTCGGCCAGGATCCGGAGCACGGCGAGGGGATCGGTCACTTCTATTGCATCGACGCGACCCGGACCGGCGACGTGACCGAGAGCGGCAAGGTCTGGCACATCGGCAATGAGGATTTTCACCGTTCAATTTCGACGTGCGCCATCGCCGACGGCCTGGTCTATGCTGCCGACTTGAGCGGTTTCTTGAACTGCCTCGACGCGAAGACCGGCAAGCGCTATTGGGTGCATGACACGATGGCGGCGATCTGGGGCTCGCCGTACGTTGTGGATGGCAAAGTGATGCTCGGCACCGAAGACGGCGAGGTGCTGGTGTTCGAACACGGCAAGGACAAGAAACTGATCGCCACCAACGACATGGGCAGCTCGGTGTACACGACGCCGGTAGCGGCCAACGGCGTGCTGTACGTCACCAATCGCAAGGAAGTGTTTGCGATTGAGGGGAAGAAATAG
- a CDS encoding aspartate aminotransferase family protein, with protein MSKSISLPVCHHQPRPYTGPSRAEALALRQQYLTPALITYYKDPLMVVEGHMQYLWDETGKRYLDAFAGIVTVSVGHCHPKLVERVRDQVGLLQHTTTIYLHPTVGQYAKKLADHMPGDLKVTYFTNSGSETNDLAILTARACTGCFDIIALRNAYHGGSQSTMALTAHSTWKYATPHSFGVHHGMPGYCYRCPLGLTYPSCDVKCARDIGELIKFTTPGKVAAFIAEPIMGVGGAVTPPPEYFKIAYEEVRKAGGLCIADEVQTGFGRTGTHFWGFQNWGVMPDMVCMAKGIGNGTALGAVTTTPTIAKALTGKLHFNTFGGNPVQATYGMATLDIIDEEGIQANALKVGGELKAGLTALMDKHKLIGEVRGMGLMLGVELVKDRVSKEPAKEETAQLLELARERGLLLGKGGFYGNVLRIKPPMCITSADAAYLVAVVDEALGVIESQVK; from the coding sequence ATGTCCAAATCCATCTCCCTCCCCGTCTGCCACCATCAGCCGCGGCCGTACACGGGGCCGAGCCGGGCCGAGGCGCTCGCGTTGCGGCAGCAATACCTCACGCCCGCGCTGATCACTTACTACAAAGACCCGCTCATGGTCGTCGAGGGGCACATGCAGTACCTCTGGGACGAAACCGGCAAGCGGTACCTCGATGCCTTCGCCGGCATCGTCACCGTCTCGGTCGGCCACTGCCATCCGAAGCTGGTCGAGCGCGTCCGCGACCAGGTCGGTCTGCTGCAACATACGACAACGATCTATTTGCACCCGACGGTCGGGCAGTACGCGAAGAAGCTCGCCGACCACATGCCGGGCGATTTGAAAGTCACCTACTTCACCAACAGCGGCAGCGAAACGAACGATCTGGCGATTCTCACCGCCCGCGCCTGCACCGGCTGCTTCGACATCATCGCCTTGCGCAACGCCTATCACGGCGGCTCGCAATCGACCATGGCTCTCACCGCTCACAGCACCTGGAAGTACGCCACGCCGCATTCGTTCGGCGTGCACCACGGCATGCCCGGCTATTGCTACCGCTGTCCGCTGGGGCTGACGTATCCGAGCTGCGACGTGAAGTGCGCCCGCGACATCGGTGAGCTGATCAAGTTCACCACGCCGGGCAAAGTCGCGGCCTTCATCGCCGAGCCGATCATGGGCGTCGGCGGCGCCGTCACGCCCCCGCCGGAGTATTTCAAGATCGCGTACGAAGAAGTGCGAAAAGCCGGCGGGCTGTGCATCGCCGACGAAGTGCAGACGGGGTTCGGCCGAACCGGCACGCATTTCTGGGGCTTTCAGAACTGGGGCGTGATGCCGGACATGGTGTGCATGGCGAAGGGCATCGGCAACGGCACGGCGCTGGGCGCGGTGACGACGACGCCGACGATCGCCAAGGCGCTGACCGGCAAGTTGCACTTCAATACGTTCGGCGGCAACCCGGTGCAGGCGACGTATGGCATGGCGACGCTGGACATTATTGATGAAGAGGGGATTCAGGCGAATGCGCTGAAGGTCGGCGGCGAGTTGAAGGCGGGGCTGACCGCGCTGATGGACAAGCACAAGCTGATCGGCGAGGTGCGCGGCATGGGCCTGATGTTGGGGGTCGAGCTTGTGAAGGATCGCGTCAGCAAAGAGCCGGCCAAGGAGGAGACCGCGCAGTTGCTGGAGCTGGCCCGCGAGCGCGGCCTGCTGCTGGGCAAGGGCGGGTTCTACGGTAACGTGCTGCGGATCAAGCCGCCGATGTGCATCACCAGTGCCGACGCGGCGTACCTGGTGGCGGTGGTGGATGAGGCGCTGGGGGTGATTGAATCCCAAGTGAAGTAG